TTGTCCAAAAGGACTTTACTGATCACCTTATATAAAATAGCAGTCATGGCCCCAACCAGATTGTCACCTCCTGCCTTGTTATCCTGCTCTGTTTTTGTACATGTCACTTATCACCactttatatatttgtatgtttgtCTCCATCCACTAagatataagctccatgaggacagggacttgGGAAGTTTTCTTCAAAATTGTGTTGCCACTACCTGGAAAaggcctggtacacagtaggtactcaaatgGTTATTGGTGGACTAAATAAAGGACTTAAGATGCAGCAGGGTCAAGTGAAAGTTTTCAAAACAAGAGTCACTATTAATGTTCAAAGAGAGGAGTAGAATTTGAAAGTAACCACTTCAAAAATGTttagaaggggcttccctggtggcgcagtggttgagagtctgcctgccgatgcaggggacgtgggttcgtgccccggtctgggaagatcccacatgccgcagagcggctggggccgtgagccatggccgctgagcctgcacgtccggagcctgtgctccgcaacgggagaggccacaacagtgagaggcccgcgtaccgcaaaaaaaaaaaaaaaagttcagaaatgCTCTCATATAATAAATCCATATTGGTTTATTATGAGAAATTAGGAAATCTGAGAAGTATATTCTGATGTTTTGAAGTTGATGTCGATGTCAAGATAGCTAACAATCTATTGAAGAAATGTTcaatgaggactttttttttttttggccgctccacattgcatgcaggatctcagttccctgaccagggatcgaacctatgccccccacagtggaagcacggagtcctaaccactgtaccgccaATTCccaatgagtttttttttaatggaactgttgttgatttacaatatgtgtTAGCAAAGTAATTCTTTGCTAACATTATGCATacattatgtatgtatatgtataatatacatatgtatatattttttcggattctcttccattataggttattacaagatattgaatatagttccctgtgctatatagtaggtcctcgttgtttattttatatatagtagtgtgtatctgttaatcatactcctaatttattcctcctcgctcctttcccctttggtaaccataagtttgttttttatgtctgtgagtctgtttctgttttacaaataagttcatttgtgttattttttagattccatatttaagtcatatagtatttgtctttgtctgcctggcttacttcccttagtatgataatctctaggtccatccatgttgctgcaaatggcattttttttcttttttatggctgagtaatattctattgtatatatattaccgcatcttctttatccatttatctgtcagtggagacttaggttgcttccatgtctggctattgtaaatactgctgcaatgaacagtggagtgcaagtatcttttccaattagagtttttgtcttttctggatatatgcccaggagtgggattgctgggtcgtatggtagctctatttttagtttttaaaggaacctccatactgttctccatagtggctgcactaatttacattcccaccaacagtataggagggttctttttttctccataccctctccagcatttgttatttgtagactttttgatgatggccattctgactggtgtgaggtgataactcattgtagttctgatttgcatttctctaataattagtgatgttgagcatctttttatgtgcctgttggccatctatatgtcttctttagatAAATGTCTCTTctgatcttctgcccatttttggattgggttgtttgggttttttgatattgagttgtaggagctgtctgtatattttagaaattaatcccttgttggtcacatcatttacaaatattttctcccattctgtaggttgtcttttcattttgtttatggtttcctttgctgtgcaaaagcctgtaagtttgattaggtcccatttgtctatttttgcacACTAAAGAATGTTTTGCTTGGCGTTTTTATAAGCTGGAAAACTCTATATGGTATTTCCAGGTCTTCTATTTTTGGCAATATGGGTGAGTATAGAACTGGAAAACTCTCCCAATATAAAACACTTGATAATGCTGGATAAAATATAAtgagcatttttttaatgaactcttGATCTCCTAAGAAAGTAAGGGAAATACCCTGAGACCATCCCTCTTTTTCCACAAAACAGACAAGAGCAGCAACATCAGCAACAACAATGACAGCAACAGAGGGAACTTACAACAAACTGATACTGAGTGTGGTTtccttttggtttggtttttgccaGCATCAGTAATCTAGGTGCTTGGTTTTAATGGCTACATGCCATCATGGGAGGAAACTTTGGATCTATTGGAGGTAGGATACTGGGATGGAGGGCCCCTACCTCCAAACACATACAAAGCCAGGGCCTGGTCTATGTCTTAATCTTCCCTGAGCATTTATAACCATAAGTATGCTTTTACACAGGTTTGAGGTTCAAGTTTACAttagccccctttttttttctgggaatgtCTAAGCCAAAAAATGAACATAAACTAACATAAAGTGATTTGTGGTTGGTAATACCTCTGGATTTCTTGGGAGAAGCAAAGTAAAATCTCTTCAGAGAATACATTTTCACCCAGAACTTACAGGATTTTTACAGAAGACACCTGGCTAAGAGTGAGCTcactatttaaaatgaaaacccaTTCTTTCCTCACCCCCTTCAGCCCCAAACATGAGCAAGGGCCAGTGAACCAAAATCCAGCAATATGGCAGTTAAGAACTTCAAATAATATACTTATCAGATGGAGACCAtaaagtaaagatgtttaaaatacttacaaacataaaagaaatggaaacatctGGGAAAAGAAGACTTTATTAAAGATACAAGACTGGtttgaattttagaaaaagaCTTCCATATATGGAAAAATGTAGCTATTGATATTCAAAATGTAATGGTCAGAAGTTAAATGGCAAGTTTGATAGGTGAAGAGAAAATTGGTGAACTAGAAGATAGACTGGAGGAAATTATACAGAATTCAGTAGACAGGGATAAGGTATGAGGGAGGTTAAAAGAGATAGAGGAAAGATTAAGGCTCCAACTTATGTCTAATAGGAATTCTAGAAGGAGAAATGGGAGGACATAGAGGAAGaggaaatatatgaaaagaaaatagctGAGAATTTTTCAGTAATGGTGACAAACATACACCTTCAGATTCAGGAATCATTACATCTCAAGCAAgctaaacaaaaagaaataatatttccaaGATTTCAGTTCAGTCTGTTGGATGTGAAATacatgtttgttgttgttgttaaacccTTCCTCTGTattccataataataataatggaatggaaagaaaaacattttctaagaCTGGCTACTCACCTATTCAACCTAGAGCGAAGCACTGAGTATGCTCATAGGctgaagggaacagagtctcaaatGAAGCCTTAAGGTGTGGGATTAAGAACACAGATAAGGGATAGGGCCCCTGACACTGAAGGTAAGAAGTGAAGCTGGGTTATCATGTTGGTGAGAAAGGCAGGAAATTCCTTGTTGAAGTAAAGGGATAAAACTGAGAGAGTTGGGAAGGAACTGTGTAAAGAGCTTGGGAAGACTGATGAGGCTCTTCTATAATTATTGAGGGGCATGAGAGAGGGAGAAGatcaaacaaaagtaaaataattttcagtatCTTGGTTGCCAATGAAGTGTTGGGAAAATGTTTATTACTGAAATTTCTGATGTGTGCCTTTGTTATTAACATTGTTCTGGAATTGCATGTCATGTGattagcaaagaaaaataaatgcaagtaTCAGATAAAAGGAAAACACATGTATTCACAGATTATAACtagacaaactgattctaaagttaaagaaaaaaaactttaaggaATAGCTAGAGAAACAAGGAATAAGAAGGctaaggaaggaagaggaggacttCTGGTAAAcccagttatttaaaaaattacaataatttaaacattttggaACTGTCACATAAATAGATAAATCACTTGAACAAAGTAGATAGACCCATGGAGAAGTGATATTTTGAATTAGTGGAGGAAGCAATGCCCTTATTCAACCTGTggtactggggggaaaaaagaatgcaCTGGAATCCTATGTTATTATTTATACTTAAGCAAATTCCAGATTAGTTGAAAATTCAAATGTGAAAAATGATActataaaaataatagagaaaaatctttgaaaaacaattttgaagagggaaatgcaGTTTCAAGCAAAACACCAAATCCAAAAccacagaagaaaagattaatttGGATACATACAAATAAGACATTTCTGCACAGAGAAATGCTAtaagcaatatttaaaatattgataaattgggAAAAAATTTCTGAAAGTTAGAGCAAAGCTCTAACTTTCTTAATATGTAAAATGCTGTTAAAAAGCaacaacacagggcttccctggtagctcagtggttgagagtccgcctgccgatgcaggggacacgggttcgtgccccggtccgggaagatcccacatgccgcggagcagctgggcccatgagccatggccgttgagcctgcgcgtccggagcctgtgctccgcaatggcagaggccacagcggtgagaggcccgtgtaccgcaaaaaaaaaaaaaaaaaaaaaaaaaaatcaacaacacaGTAGAAAACTGTGTGAAGGACATaaacaggcaattcacagaaaaaaatagatgtcAAACATTTGTAAAGATTCCTAACTCCATTCATAATCAAATAAATGtcagttaaaataataataaaaatatttttaaatctcagattGGCAAAGATCACCTTCGACAAAGACGTCGTGAAGTAGGCATCTTATTTGTTCTTGTTGAGTGTTAATTGGTAAAACCTTTTGAAAGGCATTTAGTATTATCTACCAAATTTTAAGTGTTATAGGCccagcaactctataccaataaacttttgaaaaaaaaatagtaaggatGCTTATTATCTCCTAAATATAGGAGACAAGATACGAAACAAATGTCCAAACACAGGCGATACCCTCCTACAATTGCGTTTATGTAACTATGGAAGAGAATGTGAAGTATTCACTGATAATAAAATGTGTATTGGATGCTTAATTacgtgccaggaactgttctaggtactgggagTATAGCTGTAAACAAAACGACAaaaacccctgccctcatggagctcacatcCCATTGAGGGGAGGCAGATAACAGCATGATGCAGAAAAGGGTGAACAGGATGCTCATCAGTGTTATCAAGAAGAGGGAGTGGAGACACGTACACACAAATCTTTGTCTATGCACAGAAAACCTCTGGTAGGTAATAAAAGGAAGTGACTGCTACTGGAGAGGAGGACTGGTGGTCTGGGGAGACAGCTTTAGTttcctgtgggaaaaaaaatttttttttaaccacatatGTATATTAATTAAAAAGCGCGGGAGTGGGGGAGTAAAAGTGGAGAACACCACTACACGTCTTTAAAACACTGCCGGTTAAGTCCTCCGAACCTGAGGCTCAGCTGCTTCGGTTGCAGCGCGGGGCAGCAGGTTCCCGCCGCGGACATCAGGCAAGTCAGCTTGGGACTGGAATCATGGGCGGGGCTCGGGCCGCAGAGAAATGAGTTCCTGGAGACGAGCCACGTGTGGAGAGCCGTCTGGGGTAAAGCACAAACCAGAAACAAGATATACAAGACGTGAGTAAATGCTGACGTTATACGACACGGTAGGGAGGAAAACTAGAGGATGGACAGCCAGTTCAGAAGTCTACGCAGCACCTCGCACTTCACCAGAGGGCGGCCGCACTCTGCGCCTGCGCCAAATAGCAGCGCTTTTGCCGGCGCGCCCGCGGGGTGGCGCTGTCACGTCCGGCTAGCTTTCCAGGGGCCCGCAAGAGCGAAGAAACACCGCCTCTTCCGGGTGGAGAACTGGAAAGAGAATCACTTCCCGTGGCGGGGATACGTCACTTCCTCTTAAGCGCGGCATCTGTCTGGAGCGTCCCCACGAGCGTTCAACATGCGGATTGAGAAGTGTTATTTCTGTTCGGGTCCTATTTACCCAGGCCACGGCATGATGTTCGTTCGCAACGATTGCAAGGTGAGACGGCCGGGAGTAGCGCGCTCTCCGCTGTGCTCCCGCCGGGCTGAAGCCGCGCCCGCTCGGCGCGGAGTTCCTCTGCACCTGCGTGGGGTTTGGTCTAGGATTTCGGCTCGTGGGGCTGGTTTTGCTAGCGGCTCCGACCTCGACCTCCCTCTTGGAGAAGTTTCTCCTGCCGGCGTCGCGACCGGAGCTGGTCACTAGGCCGCCCTTGGGCGAGGCTGGCTGGGATGAGGTTGAGGAGCGATTCCAGCCAGCGCCGACGGGGAAGCTGGGAGTCTGTTTGCCCACTTTTGCACATGGGCCACGTTCTTCAGTTCGGTAAACTTTGTTGAACGCATGCCGGGTCAAGCATCATTGCTGAGGCCCGCGTCTGTACAGATGAATAAGACTTGGGGTCGGCCATAGCCTGTAGAGGTTGATAGAAATGTTGCATATGGCTTAATAGTAGAGTTATGTATTATGAAGCTGTTGGAGGTGTTTTGGAGAGGGTCGTCTGTAGAAAGGCACAGAAAGGAAGTGACGTTTATCCTGGATCTTGCGTTTTGCTTAAGAACGTGAGGAGAAGGCAATCTAGGTGGAAGGAAAACGAACAGTttgagcaaaggcacagaggggaGCAGATACTTCTCTGTTTAGGGAAATGACGGATTGCAGATGGTGATAGAGGCTTGGGGTAGGGCTATATTGAAGTACGGTTTCCACTGAATGTGTATCACTTTTTCAACGAATGATCATAAGTTGGGGACCGTCTGTATAAGGTCTCTTTGTGAAAGACTTTATGAGTGATACATGAATTTGCCTTTCATACCGGAATGGATCTCATTCCTCTGTTTAACACATTGTTTCTCAGAATTTGACCTCTCTTGTATTTGCTTCTGAATCACTGGACACTTGTAGAAAACACTGATTCCTGGTTTCCACCAGATCTATTGAATTGGAATctctggggagagaggaagaggagctaGGAATCTATATTCAGTGAGGTGATTTTGACATGCTAAAGAACTACAGTTCCTACTTCACCACCTTATATCTGTATTCTACATGAAAGATATTGACCTCACTAAATTAGGAGTAAGGGGTCTTGCCAAAAGTGTGGGACCAAAGCTATGTTTGGAAACTTGAAAGAGCatgtaaaagattttttttttttttttttttttgtggcggtacgcgggcctctcactgttgtggcctctcccgttgcggagcgcaggctccggacgcgcaggcccagcggccatggctcacgggcctagccgctccgcagcatgtgggatcttcccggaccggggcacgaacccgtgtcccctgcatctgcaggcggactcaaccactgcgccaccagggaagcccaaaagatttTTAATTCCTGCTCTCAGGAACATGACAAAGAATTTATAGCAATGAATGAAATGATTGTCAGGCTGGGGTGTAATTCGCAGTGGGTATTATGGCTTTGTGGATGATTTGGCCATCATGACTATGATTTTTGTCCATCAGTGTTTGTCAGCTGGGTATGGGAATTAGAAAGGATGGTGGGAGCTATCTAGAGTTGGATGTTGATCTGGCAGACACAGTGGAAGTTCAAGTTGATGAGGAAGTCTATATTGCTAGCAAGGATAGTGTTGAATTAGCTGGGAGCTAGCTTGCTGTAGGGAAGACCAGTGTATCCAGAACAGAGTTGATTGGGGAAATAAGAAGTAGAGGCCCTGAAGCACTAATGAagaaaaggtacctcatttttttctttgttgatgattccgaaatctttttttttttttttttttttgcgttacgcgggcctctcactgttgtggcctctcccgttgcggagcaacaggctccagacgcgcaggctcagcggacatggctcacgggcccagccgctccgcggcatgtgggatcctcccggaccggggcacgaacccgtgtcccctgcatcggcaggcagactctcaaccactgcgccaccagggaagccctatagccaGTTTTAGTTgcttttttgaaattattttgtgcAACGGTGGAAAGAACCAAAGGAAGTTTCAGAATGGTTGTTTGAAACTTTTAACCCCCTCCTCCCATTGAGGTATTTAGAAAGTGAATTTTGAGAATTATTGTGAATTGCAAAGggatttaaataaataactttcctTAAAACTGTTCCCTTCATTCAAGATCATTTGTAAGGTTTTACTGTTATTCTATAAAAATGGTTGTTTTTAACCATATTTTTGGGGCCTTCCATCTTTAGTTGTGATGATGTTTATTAGTCAAAAAATAGTTCAATTTCCATTTTATGTGATATGTCTCACACATTTCTAAATGGTGTTGTGAGTAAGTAGAAGCAGTTGTGAGTGAGAACCATTGTTATTTCTCAGACTTTATAGTATATTTTGTCTGGTAGGATAACATCCTAtggtataaatttttttaatattgactttTCACTATTTTAACACTTTTCTTGTAGGTGTTCAGATTCTGTAAATCCAAGTGTCATAAAAACTTCAAAAAGAAGCGCAATCCTCGCAAGGTCAGGTGGACTAAAGCATTCCGGAAAGCAGCTGGTAAAGAGCTCACAGTGGTGAGTACAGTTAGCTATCAGTATagtttttacagttttcaaaattttaactTCTGGGTGGGAGATGTGACTTAATTAACTCTAACAAGGCTTCCTATAGAATGGTTAATGAGTGACTTATTTGCATTTGGGTTTGGTAATCTCATTCTCACATGATCCCCAAAACCATAAATCTGTAGaattctgaaaaggaaaaaaattcctaaTCTATAGTTTGTAGAAGTGATTTTTCTTATTCTCGAAAAAGTATTTTTAGCTCTTGCAACAAGGGGAGAATTACTTAAATGGATTGAAGTTGGAAATTGCTACTTAGGGATTTTTCTTATTCTCGAAAAAGTATTTTTAGCTCTTGCAACAAGGGGAGAATTATTTAAATGGACTGAAGTTGGAAATTGCTACTTAGGGATTTTGAAAGGAGGTTAAGATATTAAAGGGTTTTTGACTAGCAGTGAGGGCTCAGATGAGGTTTGTAATAGACTCATTTATCAGTTTCTTGATTTCTTTAGCAGGACTCTGTGTCTGAGAGCAGAGAGCTTAGTTCATAATGGCAGTGTATGGAGGAATAGTGAGGAATCAGGGGTGAGGGAGTTCCATGAGGCAAGCCCCCACCATCATATTGCTGTTAACTGAGTTGGTGTAAGGACCTGGTGAAGCTTATCTGCACTCGATCATTaaaaagggagaaggggaagctgcTGCACAGGCTACCTTTGAGGGGGGGAGAGCTTTCAACTGTCCCCTCCCGCCAGACTTCCTCTTCCCCCAAACCCATGACTCTTTCCCACCTTGCCACTCTGTAAAGGCAGTATCTAAGTAGTTGCTATGAAGCCCTTTGCTGTCTTTCTCGACACCTGAGGTTCTTCAGTGaacataaagaatattttttgacaACATGTAAGGCCAAATCATAATTGTCACAAAAGTTATTTTCACTATGGACGAATAGATTTGTAGCATCTCAAATACAGGTGGCAACTGTATGAGTGAAGAAAGGATGATGGGTCATAGTCATTTGCTGGTGACCACTTACCTTGTCATGGCTGAGGTTACTGTGATCTGAACAGAGGCATGTGTATATAAATGAAATAGCCAAGTGCAGAGTTAATGCTGTTCCATATGCCAGAGTGTGATAGATTTGAAAACTAAGAAATATCTagtttttccaaaattattttgcatGTTTTGAGATAAATAGGATTGTTAATTGTCAAAATACCAACTACATTTGGAGGGGACTAAAGAATTTCAGGGTGAAGCTTGTGTCATACAGAGTAGTACCACATTATTTGAAGATGTATAGTTTCAACTCTGTGCTGTAACACAAAGGTTTATAGgtattgaaatatataaatatgctaGGTATTTTTGTTGAACCATATGTGGTTCTCAGTGTTTGACTCTTTTTGATCTATGGGAAaaggcaatttcatatggttcaatctAATATAAAGTTTTCTGGCTGTGAGTCTCATCTAGGAACAGGAAATTAGGGAAGcgtttttagtttgtttataaTCCCCATGATTGTTATAGGCCCCTCTGAGGGATGGGGGTGATCCTCTCCCCTACCCCTCCCTTTGAGAATCACTCATACATAGACGTTTTCAATAGGGCTGTCTTGTACATCATGGtgtttaaaggagaaaaagtttgaaaacttgTATCCTCTGGGATCGCCCTGGGGGAAATCTTAATATGTGCCCATAGCTTTGAAACACTTAGAACTTttatgaaaaggagaaaaagtttcaAGAAATGTTTCCTTTCTACCTCTCTTAAAACtatatttcttctcttcttatagGATAATTCATTTGAATTTGAAAAACGTAGAAATGAACCTGTCAGATACCAGCGAGAGCTATGGAATAAAACCAGTAAGTCACAAGGACTACCGGGAATTTTCAGGAGACACTGGTTTGGGATATTACCATAACTTTAATATCAGTTGgttgtttaaatattaaatttcttcttttaatcaGTTAGCTTTTATACTTTTATCCTTATTTTAATGGCTCTGTTgtatttgtgggggttttttatAAGCTCTCCCAAATCCTTTTCAGAATTGAAAATGACATAATTATTAAATTTGATATTATTTGAAGTGCctacacagaaatataaaaacatgcaaatatctggggaaaaaaatagagatgtAGAATACTTTTGGGAGGGGGTGAGTGTGACAtagttaaaatatacaaaaaacctaACATACTTTACAAGTTTAGATAATTTGGTTTAGGGATATAAGTATTGTTTTCTGTATACCTAATAAAACTTAGTGATTCTGTAAAGTTAAAAAGTATAGCATGTAAAGTGATAATTACAAATTTTCTAAGAGAACTTTTAAGTGCTTGACTTGGGTAAAAATGAAGCTATAGGCTACTGAAACTAAAAGCGGTAATGTTTAATtcttatctacctacctacctatctctctgttttgtttacttatttaagaAAGCAGaggctttaatttaaaaaattttcatatgtagtaAAACGTAGTTCCTTAAGCTAGCTTGTAGATTCCACTATGTCTCTATGTGTGTTTGAGGCCCTTGGCCCTGCCTTTTCGCCTTCCCCCATGCCTACTTATGCAGCCTTTAGCCATTTCTAGTCTTGGATGTGGAGGTGATGTAGTTTGTTAACTAGAAGTCTCTAAGACTTAGAATTCTACCAACTTTATTGGTCTCTAATGGATTATTGGCAGGGCATACTTTTCAACACCTTTTCACCAGTTAGTCACAAGACTTCAGAGGAAGAGTTGGAAAGTTACGGGCCTTTGTAGTAGCATTTGACACCCTCTAAAGCCTTGTTTATCTTCCTGAACTGTGTGGAAAAATCAGAGTCCCAATTGGGAATTGCCTAAGTATTCTGCCCCTTGGTgtgcttgtttgtttggtttttttctctttttaaaaaataaggtctttcccttctgtttTGTAATTAGAGGAGTAGTTAATTTCTGATTAGCAGTTGGTTTTATTGGGTTTAT
This sequence is a window from Mesoplodon densirostris isolate mMesDen1 chromosome 4, mMesDen1 primary haplotype, whole genome shotgun sequence. Protein-coding genes within it:
- the RSL24D1 gene encoding probable ribosome biogenesis protein RLP24, translating into MRIEKCYFCSGPIYPGHGMMFVRNDCKVFRFCKSKCHKNFKKKRNPRKVRWTKAFRKAAGKELTVDNSFEFEKRRNEPVRYQRELWNKTIDAMKRVEEIKQKRQAKFIMNRLKKNKELQKVQDIKEVKQNIHLIRAPLAGKGKQLEDKMVQKLQQDVDMEDVS